One segment of Chryseobacterium turcicum DNA contains the following:
- the ftsH gene encoding ATP-dependent zinc metalloprotease FtsH, whose product MNNKGFNWFFPVMIIALVLFFIATSMGDNSAKSIDEDSFFKEMQAGKIQKVLIDKQKQNAEVYLTKAAKTETVKAQDKSSNPFSSLGMTPKADYTLKYGDLQLFLSKFETLKAENPALKTTKDYAEGESPLMSILIQALIWITILGLFYFILFRKMGGGGGPGGQIFSIGKSKAKLFDEKEKIQTTFKDVAGLEGAKEEVQEVVDFLKNSEKYTKLGGKIPKGVLLVGPPGTGKTLLAKAVAGEAKVPFFSLSGSDFVEMFVGVGASRVRDLFAQARAKSPAIIFIDEIDAIGRARGKNNFSGGNDERENTLNQLLTEMDGFGTDVNVIVMAATNRADILDKALMRAGRFDRSVYVDLPELHERREIFDVHLKKIKLDDNIDREFLSKQTPGFSGADIANVCNEAALIAARNSHESVTKQDFLDAVDRIIGGLEKKNMAIKPSEKRRVAFHEAGHATISWLVEHASPLLKVTIVPRGKSLGAAWYLPEERQLSTTEQMLDEMCATLGGRAAEQVIFDNISTGALSDLETVTKRAQAMVTIYGLSPNIGNISYYDSSGQSEYNFGKPYSEATASKIDAEIKGIIENQYERAVRILTENKDKLNALANKLLEKEVIFREDLEDIFGKRAWDPELTEKPVTNTIPIVEKEEQPIEEEVKDSEIQAPESSTQI is encoded by the coding sequence ATGAATAATAAAGGATTTAACTGGTTTTTCCCTGTCATGATCATAGCATTAGTGCTATTTTTTATCGCCACTTCTATGGGTGACAACAGTGCAAAATCTATCGATGAAGATTCATTCTTCAAAGAGATGCAGGCTGGGAAGATTCAGAAAGTGTTGATAGACAAGCAAAAACAAAATGCTGAAGTTTATTTAACAAAAGCTGCGAAGACGGAAACGGTAAAAGCTCAAGATAAAAGCTCAAACCCATTCTCTTCATTGGGGATGACTCCAAAAGCAGATTATACACTTAAATATGGTGATTTACAGTTGTTTTTGTCAAAGTTTGAAACTTTGAAAGCTGAAAATCCCGCTTTGAAAACAACCAAAGATTATGCGGAAGGGGAGAGCCCATTAATGAGCATTCTTATTCAGGCATTAATTTGGATTACAATTTTAGGTCTTTTCTATTTTATTCTTTTCAGAAAAATGGGCGGCGGTGGCGGTCCTGGCGGACAAATTTTCTCTATCGGAAAATCTAAAGCTAAACTTTTTGATGAAAAAGAAAAAATTCAAACAACATTTAAAGATGTTGCAGGTTTAGAAGGGGCAAAAGAAGAAGTACAGGAAGTTGTAGATTTCTTGAAAAATTCTGAAAAATACACCAAATTGGGAGGTAAAATTCCTAAAGGTGTACTTTTGGTAGGTCCTCCGGGAACAGGTAAAACTTTATTGGCAAAAGCCGTAGCAGGTGAAGCTAAAGTTCCGTTTTTCTCACTTTCAGGTTCAGATTTTGTTGAAATGTTTGTTGGGGTAGGAGCGTCAAGAGTAAGAGATTTGTTTGCGCAGGCAAGAGCAAAATCTCCGGCAATTATCTTCATCGATGAGATTGATGCCATTGGTAGAGCAAGAGGTAAAAATAACTTCTCTGGCGGAAACGACGAAAGAGAAAATACCCTAAACCAACTTCTTACAGAAATGGATGGTTTTGGTACCGATGTCAACGTTATCGTAATGGCAGCGACCAACAGAGCAGATATTTTAGATAAAGCATTAATGAGAGCGGGTCGTTTTGACCGTTCAGTTTATGTTGACCTTCCAGAATTGCATGAAAGAAGAGAGATTTTTGATGTTCATTTAAAGAAAATCAAATTAGACGACAATATAGACAGAGAGTTTTTATCGAAGCAAACCCCTGGTTTCAGTGGAGCAGATATTGCCAATGTTTGTAACGAAGCTGCACTTATTGCAGCGAGAAACAGCCACGAATCGGTTACTAAACAAGATTTCCTTGATGCAGTAGACAGAATTATTGGTGGTCTTGAAAAGAAAAATATGGCAATCAAGCCTTCTGAGAAAAGAAGAGTAGCCTTCCACGAAGCAGGTCACGCGACAATTTCTTGGTTGGTAGAGCACGCTTCACCGCTTCTTAAAGTAACGATTGTTCCGAGAGGGAAATCTTTAGGAGCAGCATGGTATCTTCCGGAAGAAAGACAATTGTCTACGACTGAGCAGATGCTAGACGAAATGTGTGCTACTTTAGGAGGAAGAGCTGCAGAGCAGGTAATCTTTGATAATATCTCTACAGGTGCCCTTTCTGATCTTGAAACGGTAACAAAAAGAGCTCAGGCGATGGTAACCATCTACGGATTGAGCCCAAATATTGGAAATATTTCTTACTACGATAGTTCAGGTCAGTCTGAATACAATTTTGGTAAGCCTTATTCTGAAGCAACAGCTTCTAAGATTGATGCCGAAATTAAAGGTATAATCGAAAACCAATACGAGAGAGCGGTAAGAATTCTTACGGAGAATAAAGATAAATTGAATGCTTTAGCAAATAAACTGTTAGAGAAAGAGGTTATCTTCCGTGAAGATCTTGAAGATATCTTCGGCAAAAGAGCTTGGGACCCGGAATTGACAGAAAAACCGGTAACCAATACAATCCCTATTGTTGAAAAAGAAGAGCAGCCAATCGAAGAAGAAGTGAAGGACAGTGAAATTCAAGCTCCTGAAAGTTCTACTCAGATCTAA
- the rsfS gene encoding ribosome silencing factor, which translates to MDKTAEKQALIDKIVEAIQDVKGEDIMIFDLTKIENSVAETFIICSGNSNTQVSALAGSVEKKVRNDLQDRPWHVEGTENSMWVLVDYVSVVVHIFQKETREYYDIEELWGDAQITRIESEV; encoded by the coding sequence ATGGATAAAACAGCAGAAAAGCAAGCGCTAATAGATAAAATTGTAGAGGCAATTCAAGACGTAAAAGGTGAAGACATTATGATTTTTGACCTTACTAAAATTGAAAACTCAGTTGCAGAAACTTTTATAATTTGTAGCGGAAACTCAAATACACAAGTTTCAGCATTAGCAGGAAGTGTAGAAAAAAAGGTAAGAAACGATCTTCAAGATAGACCTTGGCATGTAGAAGGTACAGAAAACTCAATGTGGGTATTGGTAGATTACGTTTCTGTGGTAGTACATATTTTCCAAAAAGAAACTCGTGAATATTACGATATTGAAGAACTTTGGGGAGATGCACAAATCACAAGGATAGAAAGTGAAGTATAA
- a CDS encoding biotin--[acetyl-CoA-carboxylase] ligase: protein MSELFYRNTCSSTNDEITEVLLYPPSNFIGLYTFNQIKGRGQYGNSWASVAEQNLAYTLAIKTSCINHSDFLFNYYTAIAVQNYLANLTEKIVKIKWPNDIIVKNKKVVGILIEKKKINQEHYFIIGIGINILQEKFDEISNAGSLLTQTGEAFNLKEFTENLHLFLIEKFTHIPSDGEILAQFNSNLFKKDEISVFELDKTRQNGIIRNADENGEIWIELEESGLQSFYHKEIKLLY from the coding sequence ATGAGTGAGCTATTTTACCGCAACACGTGTTCTTCTACTAATGACGAAATAACTGAAGTTTTACTTTATCCGCCATCCAATTTTATTGGTCTTTATACATTTAATCAAATAAAAGGGCGGGGACAGTACGGAAACTCCTGGGCATCAGTAGCAGAACAGAATCTTGCTTATACATTGGCCATAAAAACCTCCTGCATTAATCACTCGGATTTCTTGTTCAATTATTATACCGCAATCGCTGTACAAAATTATCTTGCCAATCTGACTGAAAAGATAGTAAAAATAAAATGGCCAAACGATATTATCGTTAAAAACAAAAAAGTAGTTGGAATATTGATTGAAAAGAAAAAAATCAATCAAGAACATTATTTTATTATCGGAATCGGAATCAACATTTTACAAGAAAAGTTTGATGAAATTTCTAATGCAGGCTCGCTTTTAACCCAAACCGGAGAAGCATTTAATTTAAAAGAATTTACAGAAAATCTGCATTTATTCTTAATTGAGAAATTCACTCATATCCCTAGTGATGGTGAAATTTTAGCTCAATTTAATTCAAACTTATTCAAAAAAGATGAAATCTCTGTTTTTGAATTAGATAAAACACGCCAAAATGGCATTATTAGAAATGCAGATGAAAATGGTGAAATCTGGATAGAACTGGAAGAATCTGGGCTACAATCTTTTTACCACAAAGAAATAAAGCTGCTTTATTGA
- a CDS encoding LptF/LptG family permease, translating into MLKIVDGYIVKKYLGTFSFMLILLSIVVLVIDVQQKIPRIEKATEIDPKLDLTYFLIHFYPYWIINLVITFLAILVFISVIYFTSRMANNTEIVAIISSGASFHRFARPYLLTSLLIAAISLTVNHFVLPWANVKKNQLEAYTYNAAAKEKILGTAPVSAQLSKTEYIFINSWNKREQRGYGFLYQKFDKDRRLIYELKATDVVWQQDKKSFLLNSYLEKTINKDDSEKLGQGFELKKNYGQDPEELFPNELLGQNKTTPDLIKFIQREKEKGNSNLNSHLNEFYQRTSMPVSIIILTFLALSLSSQKKRGGLGINLAIGISLAFVFVFSFEALKVVSENKSMSPALAMWFPNIIFFPVTLFLYLKRANQ; encoded by the coding sequence ATGCTTAAAATAGTAGACGGATATATCGTAAAAAAATACCTTGGAACTTTTAGTTTCATGTTGATATTGCTGTCTATTGTGGTTTTGGTAATCGATGTTCAGCAGAAAATTCCAAGAATAGAAAAAGCAACTGAGATTGACCCGAAATTAGATTTAACCTACTTTCTGATCCACTTTTATCCTTATTGGATTATTAATTTGGTGATAACATTCTTGGCGATTCTTGTTTTTATATCGGTGATTTATTTTACTTCAAGAATGGCAAATAATACCGAGATTGTTGCGATTATAAGCAGTGGTGCCAGTTTTCACAGATTTGCAAGGCCTTATTTGCTAACTTCTCTGCTTATTGCTGCTATTTCTTTGACGGTGAATCACTTCGTTTTGCCTTGGGCAAATGTTAAGAAAAACCAGCTAGAAGCCTATACATACAATGCGGCCGCTAAAGAGAAGATCCTGGGAACAGCTCCGGTTTCTGCACAGCTCAGCAAAACGGAATATATATTCATTAATTCTTGGAATAAAAGAGAACAAAGAGGGTATGGATTCTTGTATCAGAAGTTTGATAAAGACCGAAGACTTATCTATGAGCTTAAAGCAACCGATGTTGTTTGGCAACAAGACAAAAAAAGTTTTTTACTGAATAGCTATTTAGAAAAAACCATCAATAAAGATGACTCAGAAAAGCTTGGGCAGGGTTTTGAGTTGAAAAAAAATTACGGGCAAGATCCTGAAGAGCTTTTTCCTAATGAGCTTTTAGGGCAGAATAAAACAACTCCCGATCTTATAAAATTTATTCAGCGTGAAAAAGAGAAAGGAAATAGCAACCTTAATTCTCACCTGAACGAGTTTTATCAGCGTACTTCAATGCCTGTTTCTATTATTATCTTAACGTTTTTGGCGCTTTCTCTTTCGTCACAAAAGAAAAGAGGAGGGTTGGGTATTAACTTGGCAATTGGTATTTCTTTGGCGTTTGTCTTTGTATTTTCATTTGAAGCCTTAAAAGTGGTTTCAGAGAATAAAAGTATGTCACCAGCATTGGCGATGTGGTTTCCGAATATTATATTCTTTCCCGTTACCTTGTTTTTATATCTAAAACGAGCCAATCAATAA
- the tgt gene encoding tRNA guanosine(34) transglycosylase Tgt, producing MNFFNIEKTSESKARAGVLTTDHGTVQTPIFMPVGTVASVKTVHQREIKEDIKAQIILGNTYHLYLRPGMEVMEAAGGLHKFMNWDLPILTDSGGFQVFSLSGSRKMSEEGVKFKSHIDGSYHLFTPEKSMEIQRQIGADIFMAFDECVAYPAHYNQVKKSMEMTHRWLKRCIDWNEKNPELYGYKQRFFPIVQGSTYSDLRKISAEVISEAGAEGNAIGGLSVGEPEDELYRITNEVTDILPKDKPRYLMGVGTPWNILESIGLGIDMMDCVMPTRNARNGMLFTWQGVMNMKNEKWKKDFSPLDEFGTSFVDHEYSKAYVRHLFVSKEYLGKQIASIHNLAFYLDLVKVAREHILAGDFYQWKDSVIPVLRQRL from the coding sequence ATGAATTTTTTTAATATAGAAAAAACCTCAGAAAGTAAAGCGAGAGCAGGAGTTTTAACGACCGACCACGGAACTGTTCAAACGCCGATTTTCATGCCTGTAGGAACAGTTGCAAGTGTGAAAACCGTGCACCAAAGAGAAATAAAAGAAGATATTAAAGCTCAGATTATTTTGGGAAATACTTATCACTTATATCTTCGTCCGGGAATGGAAGTAATGGAAGCTGCAGGAGGTTTACATAAATTTATGAATTGGGACCTTCCGATTCTTACCGATTCAGGAGGTTTTCAGGTGTTTTCACTTTCAGGAAGCAGAAAAATGTCTGAAGAAGGGGTGAAGTTCAAATCTCATATTGACGGAAGTTATCATTTGTTTACTCCCGAAAAATCAATGGAAATCCAGAGACAGATTGGTGCTGATATTTTCATGGCATTTGACGAATGTGTTGCATATCCTGCACATTACAATCAGGTGAAAAAATCGATGGAAATGACGCATCGTTGGTTAAAAAGATGCATCGATTGGAACGAAAAAAATCCTGAATTATACGGTTACAAACAACGCTTTTTCCCAATTGTTCAAGGGTCTACTTATTCAGATTTAAGAAAAATTTCAGCAGAAGTAATTTCAGAAGCAGGAGCAGAAGGGAATGCAATTGGCGGACTTTCTGTAGGTGAACCTGAAGACGAATTGTACAGAATTACCAATGAGGTAACTGATATTTTACCAAAAGATAAACCAAGATATTTGATGGGAGTAGGTACTCCTTGGAATATTTTAGAATCAATCGGTTTGGGAATCGATATGATGGATTGTGTGATGCCGACCAGAAACGCTAGAAACGGAATGCTTTTCACTTGGCAAGGGGTGATGAATATGAAAAACGAAAAATGGAAGAAAGATTTTTCTCCGTTAGACGAGTTTGGGACAAGTTTTGTAGATCACGAATATTCTAAGGCTTATGTGCGTCATTTGTTTGTTTCTAAAGAATATTTGGGTAAACAAATTGCATCAATCCACAATCTTGCATTTTACTTAGATTTGGTAAAAGTAGCCAGAGAACATATCTTAGCAGGAGATTTTTACCAATGGAAAGACTCTGTGATTCCTGTATTAAGACAAAGGCTTTAA
- a CDS encoding DUF4296 domain-containing protein, whose product MKKLFFIFILMGLLSCNEYIDKPKNLIDKTKMSEIIADLAINDQVIYLYPGTNLESGTRFILKNHQVKNEDFLASYRYYIIKQKMKGIVEDAQKIIIEKDPKSEKKIIGDAPLKDGELPKVKLEK is encoded by the coding sequence ATGAAAAAACTGTTCTTTATTTTTATTTTAATGGGACTGTTGTCGTGCAACGAGTACATCGATAAACCAAAAAATCTTATTGATAAAACCAAGATGTCTGAGATTATTGCTGATTTGGCGATTAATGACCAGGTTATTTACTTGTATCCGGGAACCAATCTGGAAAGTGGGACACGGTTTATTCTGAAAAATCATCAGGTGAAAAACGAAGACTTTCTTGCAAGTTATCGATATTATATCATCAAACAGAAAATGAAGGGTATTGTAGAAGATGCCCAGAAAATTATTATAGAAAAAGATCCGAAGTCTGAAAAGAAAATTATAGGTGATGCTCCCTTGAAAGATGGAGAATTGCCAAAAGTGAAACTTGAAAAATAA